One segment of Streptosporangium brasiliense DNA contains the following:
- a CDS encoding MerR family transcriptional regulator, which yields MRIGELARRTGVSERSLRYYEKQGLLTAERTLGGHRDFPAGAVDRVIRIQELFAAGLHSAKIAQLLPCMRDADGGPSEIATPRLVTELTTERDRIDRMITDLIRSREVLDEVIDTASDGGRRTATHLEDRQPRAL from the coding sequence ATGCGGATCGGCGAACTGGCCCGGCGCACCGGGGTGAGCGAGCGTTCGCTGCGCTACTACGAGAAGCAGGGGCTGCTGACGGCCGAGCGCACTCTCGGCGGCCACCGCGACTTCCCCGCCGGCGCGGTCGACCGGGTCATCCGCATCCAGGAGCTCTTCGCCGCGGGACTGCACAGCGCCAAGATCGCGCAGCTGCTCCCCTGCATGCGGGACGCGGACGGGGGCCCGTCCGAGATCGCCACCCCGCGGCTGGTCACCGAGCTCACCACGGAACGGGACCGCATCGACCGGATGATCACCGATCTGATCCGCTCCCGCGAGGTCCTGGACGAGGTGATCGACACGGCGTCGGACGGGGGCCGGCGGACCGCCACCCACCTTGAGGACCGGCAGCCGCGAGCACTGTAG
- a CDS encoding MFS transporter, producing MSLSATTLRSLQHHNYRLWAGADLVSVSGTWMQVLGVNWLILSATGSATSVGLSLVLQALPTLLLGLWGGALADRFPTRRVVLATQVAHAFLAVALALVAISGPTSMTPVYGLVLAGGVVSAIGGPALGKFGAEVVPPEDLPNALALGSVVNSAGRILGMSLAGMLLPLTGTGALFLLNAVSFSAVIASVLAMRASEMHRSVCAQADTGGVRTGLAYVLRTPRLLVLLALALVLGGLGRNYQVTMAAMSAGPLDAGAGGYGLLSTVFAVGAVVGGVIAAGRPRLTIGLLLGTALLTSVAQSVSGFMPGVMTFAALILPIAAGAVIIDTTLGARVQLGSPGHMRGRVIAVQGVVSAAAGAIGGPLLGWLCDGFGPRLTLELAGAVTVAATLTAAAVLARLSNLRLTRAVILPAQGLLRRVPAEQVSALR from the coding sequence GTGTCTTTGTCAGCGACGACGCTGCGCTCCCTCCAGCACCACAACTACCGGCTCTGGGCAGGGGCCGACCTGGTCTCGGTCAGCGGCACCTGGATGCAGGTGCTGGGGGTCAACTGGTTGATCCTCTCCGCGACCGGGTCGGCGACCAGTGTTGGCCTGAGCCTCGTCCTCCAGGCACTCCCCACGCTCCTGCTCGGGCTGTGGGGCGGCGCTCTGGCCGACCGGTTCCCCACCCGCCGGGTAGTGCTCGCCACGCAGGTCGCCCACGCGTTCCTCGCCGTGGCCCTCGCGCTGGTCGCGATCAGCGGCCCGACGTCGATGACACCCGTTTACGGCCTGGTGCTCGCCGGCGGTGTGGTCAGCGCGATCGGCGGCCCCGCGCTCGGCAAGTTCGGTGCCGAGGTCGTCCCCCCGGAGGATCTGCCCAACGCCCTCGCGCTCGGCTCCGTCGTCAACTCGGCGGGCCGCATCCTCGGCATGAGCCTGGCCGGCATGCTCCTGCCCCTCACCGGTACCGGAGCCCTGTTCCTCCTCAACGCGGTGAGTTTCTCCGCCGTGATCGCTTCGGTTCTCGCGATGCGCGCCTCCGAGATGCACCGGTCCGTGTGTGCCCAGGCGGACACGGGCGGCGTGCGCACCGGCCTCGCCTACGTGCTACGTACGCCACGGCTGCTGGTGCTGCTGGCGCTCGCGCTGGTCCTGGGCGGTCTGGGACGTAACTACCAGGTCACCATGGCGGCCATGAGCGCCGGCCCGCTGGACGCCGGAGCGGGTGGATACGGCCTGCTGTCGACCGTCTTCGCGGTCGGCGCCGTGGTCGGAGGCGTGATCGCCGCCGGACGCCCCCGCCTGACGATCGGGCTGCTGCTCGGCACCGCGCTGCTGACGAGCGTGGCTCAGAGCGTGAGCGGCTTCATGCCGGGCGTGATGACCTTCGCCGCGCTCATCCTGCCGATCGCCGCCGGGGCCGTGATCATCGACACCACGCTCGGCGCGCGGGTCCAGCTGGGCAGCCCCGGACACATGCGTGGGCGCGTCATCGCCGTCCAAGGGGTGGTGAGCGCCGCCGCCGGCGCCATCGGCGGCCCCTTGCTCGGCTGGCTCTGCGACGGCTTCGGTCCCCGCCTGACCCTCGAACTGGCCGGAGCGGTCACTGTCGCCGCAACATTGACCGCCGCCGCCGTACTGGCGCGCCTGTCGAACCTCCGGCTGACCAGGGCCGTCATTCTGCCCGCCCAAGGACTCCTCCGCCGGGTGCCCGCCGAGCAGGTCTCCGCTCTTCGCTGA
- a CDS encoding TetR/AcrR family transcriptional regulator encodes MQESRRERKKRLTRQRIVMAAVRLFEEQGYEQTTVAQIAAAADVDPKTFSNYFRGKDEVLWVDLDRDFDVLFRAIAERRPHESPGEVLGRMVQEYAAHRRPKVPRREPEELSATARMMLTTPALQAKGLYLLLDLQQRIAGELLKAFPGRLDPITAAAMTGSLLGAIQQASLTSVRLGRSQDELWEASRRGLEIALHGLLSVRPPTESP; translated from the coding sequence ATGCAGGAGTCTCGGCGCGAACGGAAGAAGCGGCTGACCCGACAGCGGATCGTCATGGCGGCTGTCCGGCTGTTCGAGGAGCAGGGGTACGAGCAGACCACGGTGGCGCAGATCGCCGCGGCGGCGGATGTCGATCCCAAGACGTTCTCCAACTACTTCCGCGGCAAGGACGAGGTGCTCTGGGTCGACCTGGACCGGGACTTCGACGTGCTGTTCCGGGCGATCGCGGAACGCCGGCCGCACGAGAGCCCGGGCGAGGTGCTGGGGAGGATGGTCCAGGAGTACGCCGCCCACCGCCGGCCCAAGGTTCCCCGCAGGGAGCCCGAGGAGCTGTCGGCGACGGCCCGGATGATGCTGACCACGCCGGCGCTTCAGGCGAAGGGGCTGTACCTGCTGCTGGACCTGCAGCAGCGGATCGCCGGCGAGCTGCTGAAGGCCTTCCCCGGCCGGCTGGACCCGATCACCGCGGCGGCGATGACCGGATCCCTGTTGGGCGCCATCCAGCAGGCGAGCCTGACGAGCGTCCGGCTCGGCCGGTCGCAGGATGAGCTGTGGGAGGCCAGCCGGCGCGGCCTCGAGATCGCCCTGCACGGCCTGCTCTCGGTGCGGCCGCCCACCGAGAGCCCATGA
- a CDS encoding sterol desaturase family protein, which produces MLKSVVRYGYVPFMLLGVNGTAITLAAAGASKLWLVALLPAAIGCSFAAERALPYEARWNNSQGDGGRDVAHAGVNELLLLVSVAAIPLLAATVTVADLWPRSWPFLPQVLAAILVADLGITLTHYASHRIGVLWRLHAVHHSVRRFYGFNGLMKHPLHQAVEMSAGVAPLIIVGLPLDVASALAVTVAVQLLLQHSNADYRVGALKYVLALNEGHRFHHLKWAGVGDVNFGLFTLIWDHLLGTFSYDPTRRFTSDQLGMAAKPDYPTGYLAQLAEPFRASGSCHITDTPSTATYSK; this is translated from the coding sequence ATGCTGAAATCTGTGGTCCGCTACGGCTACGTGCCGTTCATGCTGCTGGGCGTCAACGGCACCGCCATCACCCTGGCCGCCGCCGGCGCCTCCAAGCTGTGGCTGGTCGCCCTGCTGCCGGCGGCGATCGGCTGCTCGTTCGCCGCCGAGCGCGCCCTGCCGTACGAGGCGCGATGGAACAACTCGCAGGGCGACGGCGGGCGCGACGTCGCCCACGCCGGCGTCAACGAGCTGCTGCTCCTGGTCAGCGTGGCCGCCATTCCGCTGCTGGCCGCCACCGTCACCGTCGCCGACCTGTGGCCGCGCTCCTGGCCCTTCCTCCCGCAGGTCCTGGCCGCGATCCTGGTCGCCGACCTCGGCATCACCCTCACCCACTACGCCAGCCACAGGATCGGCGTGCTGTGGCGCCTCCACGCCGTCCACCACTCCGTCAGGCGCTTCTACGGCTTCAACGGCCTGATGAAGCACCCCCTGCACCAGGCCGTCGAGATGAGCGCCGGCGTTGCCCCGCTCATCATCGTCGGCCTGCCCCTCGACGTCGCCTCCGCGCTGGCCGTCACCGTCGCCGTCCAGCTGCTGCTGCAGCACTCCAACGCCGACTACCGCGTCGGAGCGCTCAAGTACGTGCTCGCGCTCAACGAGGGACACCGCTTCCACCACCTGAAGTGGGCCGGCGTCGGCGACGTCAACTTCGGGCTGTTCACCCTGATCTGGGACCACCTGCTCGGCACCTTCTCCTACGACCCCACCCGCCGCTTCACCTCCGACCAGCTCGGCATGGCAGCCAAGCCGGACTACCCCACCGGCTACCTGGCCCAGCTCGCTGAACCCTTCCGCGCCTCCGGCTCCTGCCACATCACCGACACCCCATCGACGGCAACTTACAGTAAGTGA
- a CDS encoding helix-turn-helix transcriptional regulator: MTTTTTLVPTASTGWRGTATLQPGRLAFTGDVGTTEPHAHAALQILVVAAGTVELADAHRTRRRVRAAIIPPRARHTVYGSPGARAGMLYLDPAGGAGRHLLTALTGPHRDRVDGWVAAAHALLPAARGAAGTVLDLAAMDPAALSRRWTAPAAGPRHPALRQALESLPGLLAGPVRLTDLAGVVGLSASRLGHLFAAELALPFPAYLRWARLRRAAELARDGADLTRAAHGAGFADSSHLTRVCHEMFGLAPSHLLPIVRAPSGHT; encoded by the coding sequence ATGACGACCACCACGACGCTCGTCCCCACGGCCTCGACCGGGTGGCGGGGGACGGCCACGCTGCAGCCGGGCCGGCTCGCCTTCACCGGCGACGTCGGGACCACCGAACCGCACGCGCACGCCGCCCTCCAGATCCTCGTCGTGGCCGCCGGGACGGTGGAGTTGGCTGATGCCCACCGCACCCGCCGCCGGGTGCGGGCGGCGATCATCCCGCCCCGGGCCCGGCACACCGTGTACGGCAGCCCCGGCGCCCGGGCCGGCATGCTCTATCTCGACCCGGCCGGCGGCGCGGGCCGCCACCTGCTCACCGCCCTGACCGGGCCGCACCGCGACCGGGTGGACGGCTGGGTGGCCGCCGCCCACGCCCTGCTGCCCGCCGCTCGCGGGGCGGCGGGTACGGTCTTGGACCTGGCCGCCATGGACCCGGCCGCGCTGTCGCGCCGCTGGACCGCCCCCGCCGCAGGCCCGCGCCATCCGGCGCTCCGGCAGGCCCTGGAGTCCCTGCCGGGGCTGCTGGCCGGACCGGTCCGGCTCACCGATCTGGCCGGCGTGGTGGGTCTGTCGGCCAGCCGTCTGGGTCACCTGTTCGCCGCCGAGCTCGCCCTGCCCTTCCCGGCCTACCTGCGCTGGGCGCGGCTGCGGCGCGCCGCCGAACTGGCCCGCGACGGCGCGGATCTCACCCGGGCGGCGCACGGCGCCGGCTTCGCCGACAGCTCCCACCTGACGCGCGTCTGCCACGAGATGTTCGGCCTGGCCCCTTCACACCTGCTCCCCATCGTCCGGGCCCCCTCCGGTCACACCTGA
- a CDS encoding ABC transporter ATP-binding protein: protein MLLRVLGGEYARPVRRTVALMTATAVVEGLSYALLVPVLRALFGSRPEDARPWLIAFGAAVAVYAALRYVSDLSGFRVGTTLLRGMYHRLGDHLARLPVGWYSAGRVGEVSVMASQGVLQAMGVIAHLLAPSVSACVTPLTIVVVMLAFNWQMGLAALVAVPVVAAIQIWTGRSMAAADAERAERDHEATGRVIEYLQAQPVLRAGGRSVERFRLLDDSLREVQRASRRTVLSALPGTLGLALTVQAMFTVLLVLGAYLALGGNIGAAEVLAILVLAARCADPLLSLSDIGGKMRGARSQLARLDTVLRTEPLPEPREPVRPVGHDLEFESVTFRHGDRTVIDDVSLSVPQGQRLAVVGPSGAGKSTLLQLLARFYDVDEGAVRMGGVDVRAIDTEVLMAQIAIVFQDVYLFDGTIEDNVRLGRPGADGAEVRAAATAAGLDEVIERLPGGWATDVGEGGALLSGGERQRVSIARALLKNAPVVLLDEVTSALDPVNEAAVHGAVERLMAGRTVVMVAHRLRTVRRADRIVFLDGGRIVEDGSHDELLRRGGRYADFWKISLTPAASE, encoded by the coding sequence ATGCTGCTGCGCGTGCTGGGAGGCGAGTACGCCCGGCCGGTGCGTCGCACCGTGGCCCTGATGACGGCGACCGCGGTGGTCGAGGGTCTGTCCTACGCATTACTGGTCCCCGTTCTGAGGGCACTGTTCGGGAGCAGGCCCGAAGACGCGCGGCCCTGGCTGATCGCGTTCGGGGCCGCGGTCGCGGTCTACGCGGCGCTGCGCTATGTCAGCGATCTGTCCGGTTTCCGTGTCGGGACCACGCTGTTGCGCGGCATGTATCACCGGCTCGGCGATCACCTGGCCCGATTGCCCGTCGGCTGGTACAGCGCGGGCCGCGTCGGGGAGGTGTCCGTCATGGCCAGCCAGGGCGTCCTGCAGGCGATGGGCGTGATCGCGCATCTGCTGGCACCGTCCGTCTCCGCCTGCGTGACTCCCCTGACGATCGTTGTCGTGATGCTTGCCTTCAACTGGCAGATGGGATTGGCCGCGTTGGTCGCCGTACCTGTCGTGGCGGCGATCCAGATCTGGACGGGGCGCTCGATGGCCGCCGCCGACGCGGAGCGCGCCGAACGCGACCATGAGGCCACCGGGCGGGTCATCGAATATCTCCAGGCCCAGCCGGTGCTGCGCGCCGGCGGCCGGAGCGTCGAACGCTTCCGGTTACTCGACGACTCGCTGCGGGAAGTCCAGCGCGCGTCCCGCCGTACCGTGCTGTCGGCGCTGCCCGGCACCCTGGGCTTGGCGCTCACGGTGCAGGCGATGTTCACCGTGCTGCTGGTCCTGGGCGCCTACCTCGCGCTCGGCGGGAACATCGGCGCGGCGGAGGTTCTGGCGATCCTGGTGCTGGCCGCCCGCTGCGCGGATCCGCTGCTGTCGCTGTCGGATATCGGTGGCAAGATGCGCGGCGCCCGTTCCCAGCTGGCGAGACTCGACACGGTGTTGCGCACCGAGCCGCTGCCGGAGCCTCGCGAACCGGTCCGGCCGGTAGGCCATGACCTGGAGTTCGAGTCCGTCACCTTCCGGCACGGCGATCGCACGGTGATCGACGACGTGTCGTTGTCCGTGCCCCAGGGACAGCGGCTTGCCGTCGTCGGGCCGTCGGGCGCGGGCAAGAGCACCCTGCTTCAGCTGCTCGCGCGGTTCTACGACGTGGACGAGGGCGCGGTGCGCATGGGGGGCGTGGACGTGCGCGCCATCGACACGGAGGTGTTGATGGCGCAGATCGCGATCGTCTTCCAGGATGTCTATCTCTTCGACGGCACGATCGAGGACAACGTGCGTCTCGGCCGCCCCGGAGCCGACGGGGCCGAGGTGCGGGCGGCGGCGACCGCGGCGGGGTTGGACGAGGTGATCGAGCGGCTGCCCGGCGGATGGGCCACGGATGTCGGCGAGGGCGGCGCGCTGCTGTCGGGCGGTGAACGCCAGCGTGTCTCGATCGCGCGAGCGCTGCTGAAGAACGCGCCCGTCGTGCTGCTGGACGAGGTGACCTCCGCGCTGGACCCGGTGAACGAGGCGGCCGTCCACGGGGCTGTCGAGCGCCTGATGGCGGGCCGGACGGTGGTGATGGTCGCGCATCGGCTGCGGACCGTCCGACGTGCCGACCGCATCGTCTTCCTGGACGGCGGCCGGATCGTGGAGGACGGCAGCCACGACGAGCTGCTGCGCCGCGGCGGCCGCTACGCCGATTTCTGGAAAATCTCCCTGACCCCGGCAGCGAGTGAATGA
- a CDS encoding ABC transporter ATP-binding protein: MAGLLRPYGWSFAAVVLLQVIGAVAGLAPLLAVVELGRTLLSPSPVDQGHVWAVVIAGAAGLSVRLLFTAASSGIGHIVDGRVQLAFRRQLAARLGRVPIGWFSRRRTGELAKVVGDDVSAVHPFIAHTPGELVSAFVVPLVSLIYLFTVDWRLTLITLVPVVLAVALVPLMMTPTRLREQKEFDGAMGRIASSVVEFVQGISVVKAFGGAGRAHREFLTATEDFVGVFYRFVRGLSGIAAGMQLALSPPFVLLAVLIGGATLITTGGMAPADLLPFLLLGLGLTAPVAALGHGFDDTQAARRAVGRIRDVLAVQSLPEPAHPVAPQGHRVELRGVRFGYGADHEVLRGIDLVLEPGTVTAIVGPSGSGKSTLVQLLPRFFDPTHGSVVLGGVDLRELDSRELYRTVSFVFQDVRLLRASVADNIALAVPHADLDDVVRAARLANIHDRILELPRGYGTVIGEEAGLSGGEAQRIALARALLADAPILVLDEATAFADPQTEQAVRQALAVLEGDRTILVIAHRLETVADADTVVMLENGAIVERGRPAELLAQDGKFAAFWQSHRSATAGEIETRRGVPQGDEPR, translated from the coding sequence ATGGCGGGGCTGCTGCGGCCCTACGGATGGAGTTTCGCCGCCGTTGTGCTCCTGCAGGTGATCGGCGCTGTCGCGGGTCTGGCGCCGCTGCTGGCGGTCGTCGAACTGGGTCGCACTCTGCTGTCGCCCAGCCCTGTCGATCAGGGTCATGTCTGGGCTGTGGTGATCGCGGGTGCAGCCGGCCTGTCCGTCCGGCTGCTGTTCACGGCCGCGTCGTCCGGAATCGGACATATTGTCGACGGCCGGGTGCAACTGGCGTTCCGCCGGCAACTGGCCGCGCGGCTGGGGCGCGTACCGATCGGCTGGTTCTCCCGGCGCCGGACCGGCGAGCTGGCCAAGGTGGTGGGGGATGACGTGAGTGCCGTGCATCCGTTCATCGCCCACACCCCCGGCGAGCTCGTCTCCGCGTTCGTGGTGCCGCTGGTGTCGCTGATCTACTTGTTCACCGTCGACTGGCGGCTCACACTGATCACGCTGGTACCGGTGGTGCTGGCAGTTGCGCTGGTCCCCCTGATGATGACCCCGACCCGGCTGCGCGAGCAGAAGGAGTTCGACGGGGCCATGGGACGGATCGCGAGCTCCGTCGTCGAGTTCGTCCAGGGGATCTCGGTGGTCAAGGCGTTCGGCGGGGCCGGGCGCGCCCACCGTGAATTCCTCACGGCCACAGAGGATTTCGTCGGCGTCTTCTACCGGTTCGTGCGCGGTCTCTCCGGGATCGCCGCCGGGATGCAGCTGGCGCTGTCACCGCCGTTCGTGCTGCTGGCCGTGCTGATCGGCGGTGCGACTCTGATCACGACCGGTGGCATGGCCCCGGCCGACCTGCTGCCCTTCCTGCTGCTCGGACTGGGACTGACCGCTCCGGTGGCGGCTCTCGGCCACGGCTTCGACGACACGCAGGCCGCCCGGCGCGCGGTCGGCCGGATCCGGGACGTGCTCGCGGTGCAGTCGCTGCCGGAGCCCGCGCATCCGGTCGCACCACAGGGTCACCGGGTGGAACTGCGTGGCGTTCGATTCGGTTACGGAGCCGATCATGAGGTGCTGCGAGGGATCGACCTGGTGCTCGAACCCGGGACGGTCACCGCGATCGTCGGGCCGTCGGGAAGCGGGAAGTCCACGCTGGTCCAGCTGTTGCCGCGGTTCTTCGACCCGACTCACGGCTCGGTCGTCCTGGGCGGTGTCGATCTGCGCGAGCTCGACAGCCGGGAGCTCTACCGGACGGTCTCCTTCGTCTTCCAGGACGTGCGCCTGCTGCGCGCCTCGGTCGCGGACAACATCGCGCTGGCGGTACCGCACGCCGACCTCGATGACGTGGTCCGGGCCGCCCGGCTGGCGAATATTCATGATCGAATTCTTGAGCTGCCGCGCGGATACGGAACGGTGATCGGTGAAGAGGCCGGGCTGTCGGGTGGCGAGGCGCAGCGGATCGCGCTCGCCCGCGCGCTGCTCGCCGACGCGCCCATTCTGGTGCTGGATGAGGCGACCGCATTCGCCGACCCGCAGACCGAGCAGGCGGTACGGCAGGCATTGGCGGTACTGGAGGGTGATCGCACGATCCTGGTCATCGCCCATCGCCTGGAGACGGTCGCCGACGCCGACACCGTCGTGATGCTGGAGAACGGGGCGATCGTCGAGCGCGGCAGGCCCGCCGAGCTGCTGGCACAGGACGGGAAGTTCGCCGCGTTCTGGCAATCCCACCGATCGGCGACCGCCGGCGAGATCGAGACCCGCCGTGGCGTACCGCAAGGAGACGAGCCCCGATGA
- a CDS encoding alpha/beta hydrolase, which produces MSEVTDTERPPLGIRLLRALGREPDWSAMTVEELAAYRDAENRKRASRLARVITGFPDRGAAIQWQQVALPGRGLPVRVYRPSSGRGGRGAGRAELPLVLHVHGGGFVGTAVQCDWVNSHLAARLPAVVVSVEHRLIAPGTPLSAAVDDGWDALRHVVRHAARWGIDPARTAVFGESCGALISALAAIRAREAGLRLRAQVLVNPAVDVTETMLDHASVTRHAHSPTLTLPQLRLFHRFAVPPGTDPRALSPLYADDLSGLAPALVVVPTADPVADHGRRYAERLRAAGTPARLTEYPGAGHAFLSMPGVAPQAKAARTEILEFLRGTLAG; this is translated from the coding sequence ATGAGCGAGGTCACCGATACTGAGCGGCCGCCGCTGGGCATCCGGTTGCTGCGCGCCCTGGGAAGGGAGCCGGACTGGTCGGCGATGACGGTCGAGGAACTGGCCGCCTACCGCGACGCGGAGAACCGCAAGCGGGCATCCCGTCTGGCACGGGTGATCACCGGATTTCCGGACCGCGGCGCCGCGATCCAGTGGCAACAGGTGGCGCTGCCCGGCCGCGGGCTCCCGGTCCGGGTGTACCGGCCCTCGTCCGGGCGCGGCGGCAGGGGCGCGGGCCGGGCCGAGCTGCCGCTCGTGCTCCACGTGCACGGAGGCGGCTTCGTGGGTACGGCGGTGCAGTGCGACTGGGTGAACAGCCACCTCGCCGCCCGGCTGCCCGCGGTCGTCGTCTCGGTCGAGCACCGCCTCATCGCCCCGGGGACTCCGCTGTCGGCGGCCGTCGACGACGGCTGGGACGCGCTCCGGCACGTGGTGCGGCACGCCGCGCGGTGGGGCATCGACCCGGCGCGGACCGCCGTCTTCGGCGAGAGCTGCGGCGCGTTGATCAGCGCCCTGGCCGCGATCCGGGCCCGCGAGGCCGGCCTGCGCCTGCGGGCCCAGGTGCTGGTCAACCCCGCTGTCGACGTGACCGAGACGATGCTCGACCACGCCTCGGTCACCCGGCACGCCCACAGCCCGACCCTCACCCTGCCGCAGCTGCGGCTGTTCCACCGGTTCGCCGTTCCGCCGGGGACCGATCCTCGCGCGCTGTCGCCGCTGTACGCCGACGACCTGAGCGGGCTGGCCCCAGCGCTCGTGGTGGTGCCGACCGCTGACCCGGTGGCCGATCACGGCCGCCGCTACGCCGAACGGCTGCGGGCGGCCGGGACGCCCGCGCGGCTCACCGAATACCCCGGAGCGGGCCACGCCTTCCTCAGCATGCCGGGCGTGGCGCCGCAGGCCAAGGCCGCGCGGACGGAGATCCTCGAGTTCCTCCGAGGGACCCTCGCCGGGTGA
- a CDS encoding TetR/AcrR family transcriptional regulator codes for MTRATTSARPPGRPRSGVNAVVFAATLSTVHELGYARATVERIAAAAGIAKTTIYRRWPSKGALIVDCLLDAFGPAPLEGTTRAELMSSAIHWIAAKIGEPGVGDAFAGVFSDAVSDPALREILSARLQDPYRLALQEALDEPEKRVLFFVDVVVGTLLHRMGMTGEPMVDADVTALVEMVLLHFAEGSGPT; via the coding sequence ATGACTCGAGCGACCACATCCGCCAGACCGCCCGGTCGCCCGCGCTCCGGCGTCAACGCCGTGGTCTTCGCCGCGACGCTGAGCACGGTCCACGAGCTCGGCTACGCGCGCGCCACCGTCGAGCGCATCGCCGCCGCGGCCGGAATCGCCAAGACGACGATCTACCGTCGCTGGCCGTCGAAGGGCGCGCTGATCGTGGACTGCCTCCTCGACGCGTTCGGCCCGGCGCCGCTGGAGGGCACCACTCGAGCCGAGCTCATGTCCTCGGCCATTCACTGGATCGCGGCGAAGATTGGTGAGCCCGGGGTGGGCGACGCCTTCGCGGGCGTGTTCAGCGACGCCGTCAGCGACCCGGCCCTGCGCGAGATCCTGTCCGCACGCTTGCAGGACCCCTACCGGCTCGCGCTCCAGGAGGCGCTCGACGAGCCGGAGAAGCGGGTCCTGTTCTTCGTCGACGTCGTCGTCGGAACCCTGCTCCACCGGATGGGCATGACCGGCGAGCCGATGGTCGACGCCGATGTCACCGCACTGGTCGAGATGGTTCTGCTGCACTTCGCCGAAGGTTCCGGTCCGACCTAG
- a CDS encoding rhodanese-like domain-containing protein yields MAAAGLVAWRKSGTRVIYRLADPRVALLAEQVKRLAHDLLPAARQAADAWLGDAAALRPIGRDELARRLADGQAVVVDVRPATEYAAGHISGGPGHPLGPAARAAGRVARGRRGGGLLPGPLQDDGARSRPAGTPAGGAAVPRRRVVTGRRRSPGSSSPCSGQRRSSR; encoded by the coding sequence ATGGCCGCGGCCGGGCTCGTCGCCTGGCGCAAGAGCGGCACCCGGGTGATCTACCGGCTCGCCGACCCACGCGTCGCCCTCCTGGCCGAACAGGTCAAGCGCCTGGCCCATGATCTGCTGCCCGCGGCGCGGCAGGCGGCCGACGCCTGGCTGGGCGACGCCGCCGCCCTGCGGCCGATCGGCCGTGATGAGCTCGCCCGCCGCCTGGCCGACGGCCAAGCGGTCGTCGTGGACGTACGGCCCGCCACCGAGTACGCCGCCGGCCACATCTCCGGCGGCCCTGGGCATCCCCTTGGACCAGCTGCCCGCGCGGCTGGCCGAGTTGCCCGAGGGCGTCGAGGTGGTGGCCTACTGCCGGGGCCGCTACAAGACGATGGCGCGAGGTCTCGCCCGGCAGGCACCCCCGCCGGCGGAGCGGCCGTTCCCCGTCGGCGGGTCGTCACAGGTCGACGGCGAAGTCCGGGTTCATCGTCTCCTTGTAGTGGTCAGCGAAGATCTTCGCGGTGA